From Acidobacteriota bacterium, one genomic window encodes:
- a CDS encoding OFA family MFS transporter, whose translation MLEILHKRNTIAHPGFNRWLVPPAALSIHLCIGMAYGFSVFWLPLTKALGVTKSIPCPADMYWFEKLFTTVCDWDKPVLGWMYTLFFVFLGSGAAVFGGWLERAGPRKAGVISAMCWCGGLVISAVGVYTHQLWMMWLGSGVIGGIGLGLGYISPVSTLIKWFPDRRGMATGMAIMGFGGGAMIGSPLADQLMKRFASPTSVGVWETFLVLAAVYFVFMIIGAMSYRVPPSGWRPAGWTEPANKDSNAMITRRHVHVKKAWRTPQFRFLWGVLCLNVSAGIGVIGMASPMLQEIFSGQLIGVDLKFDQLNAEQLAKVAAIAAGFTGLLSLFNIAGRFLWASLSDFLGRKTTYFTFFTLGFLLYAAAPSAGRSGSVALFAGIFCIILTMYGGGFATIPAYLADLFGTQMVGAIHGRLLTAWSVAGVLGPVLVNYLNDWQIKSGVEKAAAYDTTMYVLSGLLVVGFICNLLVRPVADKWFMTDEELAAERKLAHDKAHADVLAEHAAKPSDAQAKASSPLLVFGFWILVLVPIAWGVWMTILQALALF comes from the coding sequence ATGCTAGAAATACTCCACAAACGAAATACGATCGCCCATCCGGGTTTCAATCGCTGGCTCGTTCCGCCGGCGGCTCTCAGCATTCATCTTTGCATCGGGATGGCCTACGGCTTTTCGGTCTTCTGGCTCCCGCTCACGAAGGCCCTGGGTGTGACGAAATCGATTCCTTGTCCGGCGGATATGTACTGGTTCGAAAAACTGTTCACGACCGTCTGCGACTGGGACAAGCCAGTACTCGGCTGGATGTACACGCTGTTCTTCGTTTTTCTCGGCTCAGGCGCGGCGGTGTTCGGCGGTTGGCTCGAGCGCGCAGGCCCGCGCAAGGCCGGCGTCATCTCGGCAATGTGCTGGTGCGGCGGACTGGTGATCTCGGCTGTCGGCGTTTATACGCACCAGTTATGGATGATGTGGCTCGGATCGGGCGTGATCGGGGGGATCGGTCTCGGTCTCGGCTATATTTCGCCGGTTTCGACGCTCATCAAGTGGTTCCCTGATCGGCGCGGGATGGCAACCGGAATGGCGATTATGGGTTTTGGAGGCGGGGCGATGATCGGCTCGCCTCTCGCGGACCAACTGATGAAGCGTTTCGCTTCCCCGACTTCGGTCGGCGTCTGGGAAACATTTCTCGTGCTGGCCGCCGTCTACTTCGTATTTATGATCATCGGCGCTATGTCCTACCGCGTTCCGCCGTCGGGCTGGAGACCGGCCGGATGGACGGAGCCGGCGAACAAAGATTCGAATGCGATGATCACGCGGCGCCACGTTCACGTGAAAAAGGCGTGGAGAACACCGCAGTTCCGGTTTCTCTGGGGTGTCCTTTGTCTCAACGTTTCGGCGGGAATCGGCGTCATTGGAATGGCGTCGCCGATGTTGCAGGAGATCTTCAGCGGACAATTGATCGGTGTTGATCTCAAGTTCGACCAGCTCAACGCAGAACAACTAGCCAAGGTCGCAGCGATCGCCGCCGGCTTTACGGGACTTTTGAGTCTTTTCAACATTGCCGGGCGTTTTCTTTGGGCCTCACTTTCGGACTTTCTCGGACGCAAAACTACATACTTTACCTTTTTCACGCTCGGATTTTTGCTCTATGCCGCCGCGCCTTCGGCGGGTCGTTCCGGAAGCGTCGCGTTGTTTGCAGGAATTTTTTGCATAATTTTGACAATGTACGGCGGCGGATTCGCGACGATTCCGGCGTATCTTGCGGACCTGTTCGGCACGCAGATGGTCGGCGCGATCCACGGCCGGTTGCTGACGGCGTGGTCTGTCGCGGGGGTTCTCGGGCCGGTACTCGTCAACTATCTTAACGATTGGCAGATCAAGTCCGGGGTCGAGAAGGCCGCCGCGTACGACACGACGATGTACGTTCTTTCAGGGCTTCTCGTCGTCGGTTTCATCTGCAACCTTCTGGTCCGTCCGGTCGCCGACAAATGGTTTATGACGGACGAAGAACTTGCCGCGGAACGCAAACTGGCCCACGATAAAGCCCACGCCGATGTGCTCGCGGAACACGCTGCGAAACCTTCCGACGCACAGGCGAAGGCGAGCAGTCCACTGCTTGTGTTCGGATTCTGGATCCTCGTCCTCGTTCCGATCGCTTGGGGAGTCTGGATGACGATCCTTCAAGCCCTGGCGTTGTTTTGA
- a CDS encoding ATP-binding protein — MQNPFEFGRELGANELVNRIDELAAIRRTIETGGKLFVIGPRRFGKTSLLKSSAEHAERENSIVLRYNAEAFSGIDGLVRKIVEDSAKALQGRIEKTGEHIARYFKALRPELSFSVTQTEWKASLGATPSAASVGVEQLVDALNGLEELASEQKERKVALIIDEFQEILNQAGVLAEKQIRSAIQTHQFTAYVFAGSKTSFLTEMTTNPSRPFYRLGSSLFVGPLPRTEFSRFLLDKFVYGGFFSPKSKEDEKLSLAIKILDVAEDVPYNVQMIAHSLWNRLLEIRIGSPETAFLSEALIADTLETLLRQNDPFYTQVWNGLTAIQKRALSAVARNEGQNLQSAKVTGESGVSASSMRKSLESLTSRDVLRQEELRGSIKFKFEDPFLAAWIRRFTS, encoded by the coding sequence ATGCAGAACCCTTTTGAATTCGGACGAGAACTGGGCGCGAACGAATTGGTGAATCGGATCGATGAATTGGCGGCGATCCGTCGGACTATCGAAACGGGTGGCAAGTTGTTTGTAATCGGTCCCCGGCGATTCGGCAAGACGTCTTTGCTCAAATCATCGGCTGAGCACGCCGAAAGGGAAAATTCGATTGTCCTTCGGTATAACGCCGAGGCGTTTTCCGGAATCGACGGACTTGTCAGGAAAATAGTCGAGGATTCCGCCAAGGCATTGCAGGGACGGATCGAAAAAACCGGCGAACATATAGCTCGCTATTTCAAGGCCCTGCGTCCGGAACTCAGCTTTTCGGTCACTCAAACGGAATGGAAAGCATCACTCGGCGCAACCCCAAGTGCGGCTTCCGTCGGGGTCGAGCAACTTGTCGACGCGCTAAATGGACTGGAGGAATTGGCTTCGGAACAAAAGGAGCGAAAGGTCGCCCTCATTATCGACGAGTTCCAGGAAATCTTGAATCAAGCAGGTGTTCTCGCCGAGAAACAAATTCGCTCGGCGATTCAAACTCATCAATTCACCGCGTATGTTTTCGCCGGATCGAAAACGAGCTTTCTTACCGAGATGACGACGAATCCGAGCAGACCATTCTATCGTCTGGGAAGTTCCCTTTTCGTTGGTCCGTTGCCCAGGACCGAGTTTTCGCGATTCCTTTTGGACAAATTTGTATACGGAGGTTTTTTCTCCCCGAAGAGCAAAGAAGATGAGAAGCTTAGTCTCGCAATAAAGATACTCGATGTTGCCGAGGATGTGCCATACAACGTTCAGATGATCGCGCATTCCTTGTGGAATCGACTTCTGGAAATCCGGATCGGATCTCCGGAAACCGCTTTCCTCTCCGAAGCGCTTATTGCTGACACGCTCGAGACGCTGCTTCGCCAGAATGACCCGTTTTACACGCAAGTTTGGAACGGGTTAACTGCAATTCAGAAAAGAGCTCTATCGGCAGTTGCGCGAAATGAAGGGCAAAATCTTCAATCCGCGAAGGTCACCGGCGAATCGGGTGTCTCAGCGTCGTCGATGAGAAAATCACTTGAATCGCTGACGTCGCGCGACGTCCTGCGTCAAGAGGAATTGCGCGGTTCGATCAAATTCAAATTTGAAGACCCTTTTCTCGCCGCTTGGATCAGGAGATTCACATCATAA
- a CDS encoding ribbon-helix-helix protein, CopG family: MSVAKVTISIESNLLKKVDRLVKERVFSNRSQAVQAAVEEKLSRLDSNRLARECAKLNKTEEQSLADLGLASEAEEWLEY, from the coding sequence ATGAGTGTTGCAAAAGTTACAATTTCGATCGAATCGAACCTTCTGAAGAAAGTTGACCGCCTTGTCAAAGAGCGCGTTTTCTCAAATCGCAGCCAAGCCGTTCAAGCCGCAGTTGAAGAAAAACTTTCGCGCCTTGACAGTAATCGCCTTGCGCGTGAATGTGCCAAGCTCAACAAAACCGAAGAACAATCTTTAGCCGACTTGGGATTGGCTAGCGAGGCGGAAGAATGGCTCGAATATTAA
- a CDS encoding M13 family metallopeptidase, translating into MTRTSFFRLMTTAAIICSFWTLTLAQSKAFDTSRMDTSVDACDDFFEYANGTWLRNTQIPPAFSRWGTFNILADNNQIILREILEKAAKSKSKKGSDEQLIGDLYDSCMDEAAIEAADAKPLAAHFKRIEKIKTAKDLQAAIASFHQMGVQMFFGFGAGADLKNSNMNIANASQGGLSLPNRDFYDKDDAKSKETREKFVAYMTNMFKLLGDTPEAAAANSKTVMDVQMRLALASKRPVELRNPDARYNKIKLTDAAAITPNFSWDDYLKARGVAPITELNFGQPDFFKEVNKMLTETALADLKTYMRFMVVNAAAPRLSKKFVDENFDFFSRTLQGTKEQQPRWKRCVGTVDNTLGEALGMAYVRDNFKPETKKRADELIDQLFIAMGERIKQLDWMSAETKTQAAKKLGTFKKKIGYPDKLRGYAGLKINRKSFFGNGARAAQFNVRRNLQDVNQPVDRTRWGFTTPTINASYSPINNEITFPAGILQPPFFNFNADDAINYGGIGGVIGHEISHGFDDSGSRFDSEGNLKMWWTDDDRKKFEERANCVVDQFGKYEIQPNLFINGRLTLGENIGDLGGLEIAYTAFQNSLKGKPRPEKIDGFTAEQRFFLGWAQVWATKSTSEFERQQVLTDSHSHARYRVNGPTSNMTEFAQAFGCREGKKMVRKNICEIW; encoded by the coding sequence ATGACACGAACTTCTTTTTTTCGTTTGATGACGACGGCAGCGATCATCTGCTCGTTTTGGACCTTAACGCTCGCGCAGAGCAAGGCATTCGACACCAGCCGGATGGACACGTCCGTTGACGCGTGCGACGACTTTTTCGAGTACGCGAACGGTACCTGGTTGCGAAACACTCAGATACCGCCGGCATTTTCCCGTTGGGGAACGTTCAACATTCTTGCCGACAACAACCAGATCATCCTGCGCGAAATCCTTGAAAAGGCCGCAAAATCGAAATCGAAAAAGGGAAGCGACGAGCAGTTGATCGGCGACCTTTACGATTCGTGTATGGATGAAGCGGCGATCGAGGCCGCCGATGCAAAGCCGCTGGCAGCGCATTTCAAGAGAATCGAAAAGATCAAAACGGCCAAAGATCTCCAGGCCGCGATCGCCTCCTTTCATCAGATGGGCGTGCAGATGTTCTTCGGTTTCGGCGCCGGCGCGGACCTGAAGAACAGCAATATGAACATCGCGAACGCGAGCCAGGGCGGCTTGAGCTTGCCGAACCGCGACTTCTATGACAAAGATGACGCCAAGTCCAAAGAGACACGCGAGAAATTCGTCGCCTATATGACGAATATGTTCAAGCTTCTCGGTGACACGCCGGAAGCGGCGGCGGCCAATTCCAAGACGGTGATGGACGTTCAGATGCGCCTCGCGCTTGCGTCCAAACGCCCGGTCGAACTGCGAAATCCGGACGCGCGCTACAACAAGATCAAGCTGACCGACGCGGCCGCGATCACGCCGAATTTCTCGTGGGACGATTATCTGAAGGCGCGCGGCGTCGCGCCGATCACGGAACTCAACTTCGGCCAGCCCGATTTCTTTAAGGAAGTCAACAAAATGCTGACCGAAACGGCGCTCGCTGATCTTAAGACCTATATGCGTTTTATGGTCGTCAACGCCGCCGCGCCGCGACTTTCGAAGAAATTCGTCGACGAGAACTTCGACTTTTTCTCGCGCACGCTGCAGGGAACGAAAGAGCAGCAACCGCGTTGGAAGCGATGCGTCGGAACCGTCGACAACACGCTCGGCGAAGCGCTCGGGATGGCTTACGTTCGCGATAACTTCAAACCCGAAACAAAGAAACGCGCCGATGAATTGATCGATCAGCTTTTCATCGCGATGGGCGAGCGCATCAAACAGCTCGACTGGATGAGCGCCGAAACCAAGACCCAGGCAGCGAAGAAACTCGGCACATTCAAAAAGAAGATCGGTTATCCGGACAAGCTCCGCGGCTATGCCGGGCTGAAGATCAACCGCAAGTCTTTCTTCGGCAACGGCGCGCGCGCGGCTCAGTTCAACGTTCGTCGCAATCTGCAGGACGTCAATCAGCCCGTCGACCGCACGCGTTGGGGATTCACGACTCCGACGATCAACGCTTCGTACAGTCCGATCAACAACGAGATCACGTTTCCGGCCGGAATTCTTCAACCCCCGTTCTTTAATTTCAACGCCGACGATGCGATCAATTACGGCGGCATAGGCGGTGTCATCGGCCACGAGATCTCGCACGGTTTTGACGATTCGGGCAGCCGTTTTGATTCGGAAGGAAACTTGAAGATGTGGTGGACTGATGATGATCGCAAAAAGTTCGAAGAACGCGCCAACTGCGTCGTCGATCAATTCGGAAAGTATGAGATTCAACCGAACCTGTTTATCAACGGACGTCTGACGCTCGGCGAGAACATCGGCGACCTCGGCGGACTCGAGATCGCGTATACCGCGTTTCAGAATTCGCTGAAAGGCAAACCGCGTCCCGAGAAGATCGACGGATTTACGGCGGAGCAACGCTTTTTCCTTGGCTGGGCGCAGGTTTGGGCGACTAAATCGACGTCCGAATTCGAGCGCCAGCAGGTCTTGACAGACTCGCACTCGCACGCGCGCTATCGCGTCAACGGTCCGACTTCGAATATGACCGAATTTGCACAAGCCTTCGGCTGCCGCGAAGGCAAAAAGATGGTCCGCAAGAACATTTGCGAGATCTGGTAG